The Clostridium chauvoei genome has a window encoding:
- the pflB gene encoding formate C-acetyltransferase — MFPQWEGFKGESWKEKIDVRNFIQKNYKLYEGDSDFLAPISDKTSVVWGEARELIIEEIKKGIIDIATDRVSGIDNFEAGYIDKDNEVIVGLQTDAPLKRIVNPFGGMRMVKSSCEAYGYELDKDIEAHFSAYRKTHNQGVFDAYTKETRAARSAGLLTGLPDAYGRGRIIGDYRRVALYGIDLLIEEKKKDLDNLQGDMLDELVRKREEVSMQIRALGEIKAMAAKYGCDISKPASNAKEAVQALYFGYLAAVKENNGAAMSLGRTANFLDIYIERDLEAGVITETEAQELIDQLIIKLRLVRHLRTPEYNDLFAGDPTWVTESIGGMGVNGKPLVTKNSFRYLHTLTNLGAAPEPNMTVLWSPNLPENFKKYCAEMSIKTDAIQYENDEVMRPIYGDDYAIACCVSAMQVGKQMQFFGARANLAKALLYAINGGVDEKSGKTVIEGLKPLKDEVLDFNTVKEAYNNVLEYVAKLYVDTMNIIHFMHDKYAYEAGQMALHDTEVGRLMAFGIAGLSVAADSLSAIKYAKVKPIRNEAGIAVDFEIEGTFPKYGNDDDKVDDLAVELVTKFSDELKRHPLYRDAQHTLSILTITSNVVYGKKTGSTPDGRKLGEPLAPGANPMHGRDENGALASLNSVAKIPYNSVCQDGVSNTFSIVPDALGKDEQQRINSLVGILDGYFTQGAHHLNVNVFNRETLLDAMENPDKYPTLTIRVSGYAVNFTRLTKEQQMEVISRTFHQSI, encoded by the coding sequence ATGTTTCCACAATGGGAAGGATTTAAAGGCGAAAGCTGGAAAGAAAAAATTGACGTTAGAAACTTTATACAAAAAAACTACAAGCTATATGAAGGTGATTCAGACTTCTTAGCTCCTATTTCAGATAAGACATCTGTGGTTTGGGGAGAAGCCAGAGAATTAATTATCGAAGAAATTAAAAAAGGAATTATAGATATAGCTACTGATAGAGTATCAGGAATTGATAATTTTGAAGCTGGATATATTGATAAAGATAATGAAGTAATTGTTGGTTTACAAACAGATGCTCCGTTAAAGAGAATAGTTAATCCATTTGGTGGAATGAGAATGGTTAAAAGCTCATGTGAAGCTTATGGCTATGAACTAGATAAGGATATAGAAGCTCATTTCTCAGCATATAGAAAGACTCATAACCAAGGAGTTTTCGATGCTTATACTAAAGAAACAAGAGCTGCAAGAAGTGCAGGTTTATTAACTGGTCTTCCAGATGCTTATGGTAGAGGAAGAATTATAGGTGACTATAGAAGAGTTGCATTATATGGTATAGATCTATTAATAGAAGAAAAGAAAAAGGATCTAGATAATCTTCAAGGAGATATGCTAGATGAATTAGTAAGAAAAAGAGAAGAAGTTAGCATGCAAATCAGAGCTTTAGGTGAAATTAAAGCAATGGCAGCTAAATATGGTTGTGACATATCAAAGCCAGCTTCAAATGCTAAAGAAGCTGTTCAAGCACTTTACTTTGGATATTTAGCAGCTGTTAAAGAAAACAACGGTGCTGCAATGTCACTTGGAAGAACTGCAAACTTCTTAGATATATATATCGAAAGAGATTTAGAAGCAGGCGTTATAACAGAAACAGAAGCTCAAGAATTAATAGATCAATTAATTATAAAATTAAGATTAGTTAGACACTTAAGAACACCAGAATACAACGATTTATTTGCTGGAGATCCAACTTGGGTTACAGAGTCAATCGGAGGTATGGGTGTAAACGGAAAACCTCTAGTAACTAAAAACTCATTTAGATACTTACACACTCTAACTAACTTAGGTGCTGCTCCAGAACCAAATATGACTGTTTTATGGTCACCAAATTTACCAGAAAACTTCAAAAAGTATTGTGCTGAAATGTCAATAAAGACAGATGCTATTCAATATGAAAATGATGAAGTTATGAGACCAATTTATGGCGATGACTATGCTATTGCTTGTTGTGTATCAGCTATGCAAGTTGGTAAGCAAATGCAATTCTTCGGTGCTAGAGCTAACTTAGCTAAAGCATTATTATACGCTATAAACGGTGGAGTAGACGAAAAATCAGGAAAAACTGTAATTGAAGGATTAAAACCATTAAAAGATGAAGTTTTAGATTTCAATACAGTTAAAGAAGCTTACAACAACGTATTAGAATATGTTGCAAAATTATATGTAGATACAATGAACATTATTCACTTCATGCATGACAAATATGCTTATGAAGCTGGACAAATGGCTTTACATGATACTGAAGTAGGTAGATTAATGGCATTTGGTATAGCTGGACTTTCAGTTGCTGCCGATTCATTATCAGCTATTAAGTATGCAAAAGTTAAGCCAATAAGAAATGAAGCTGGAATAGCTGTTGATTTCGAAATAGAAGGAACTTTCCCTAAATACGGAAATGATGATGATAAGGTTGATGATTTAGCAGTAGAATTAGTAACTAAATTCTCTGATGAATTAAAGAGACATCCATTATATAGAGATGCACAACATACTTTATCAATCTTAACTATAACTTCAAACGTAGTTTATGGTAAGAAGACAGGATCAACTCCAGATGGAAGAAAATTAGGAGAACCACTTGCACCAGGAGCTAATCCAATGCATGGAAGAGATGAAAATGGTGCATTAGCTTCATTAAACTCAGTTGCTAAGATACCTTACAACTCAGTTTGTCAAGATGGTGTTTCTAATACATTCTCAATAGTTCCAGATGCATTAGGAAAAGATGAACAACAAAGAATAAACAGCTTAGTTGGAATTCTTGATGGATACTTCACTCAAGGAGCTCATCACTTAAATGTTAATGTATTTAATAGAGAAACTTTATTAGATGCAATGGAAAACCCAGATAAATATCCAACATTAACTATAAGAGTTTCAGGATATGCAGTTAACTTTACAAGATTAACTAAAGAACAACAAATGGAAGTTATAAGCAGAACATTCCATCAAAGTATATAA
- a CDS encoding Ppx/GppA phosphatase family protein, whose translation MNRVGVIDIGPSSVRLMLTEVEEGGYFKIIDELKTSIRLCDDLVNGCAICSKNVNSILSTLRSYKSLCTVSGATKIFAVATESFRTASNKDLLISTIKEELDIDVNVLSCEDEIYLNYLGVTRSIYVENSLMVEVAGTATHIAWIQNNNIIKSATLPFGSVNLSSKYNLKDRVLPNDIDNALKFISDSLNEISWLKDANFDSIIGVAEIVRNLGKIDRVKKRYPFEIPHNYELTDIDVHDIFNIVKSKDFKQRQKIEGLDFEISDIVVGGISIFYSIVKGANSSKVVISGRGLREGVMYDYLKENFSITPDILDYSINGILDTLNINKCHAKHVFAITTKLFEELKPLHHLSDKFHHVVKTAAMLHDCGISINYYDHHKHSFYVILHSYINGLTHKELLMSAAIAASHRFNRYKLPLPPFASIINQLDLKSISQIGVLLKIAEGLDRSLVGAIKDINVEFDLDTVKLTVFSDIDVDLEIRQALRASDKFKEVYNKDLIIIKA comes from the coding sequence GTTGAAGAAGGCGGATATTTTAAAATTATAGATGAGCTTAAAACATCTATACGATTATGTGATGATTTAGTTAATGGATGTGCAATTTGCAGTAAAAATGTTAATTCAATCCTTTCAACATTACGTTCTTATAAATCATTATGTACTGTCTCTGGGGCTACTAAAATTTTTGCAGTTGCTACTGAATCATTTAGAACTGCTAGTAATAAAGATTTATTAATATCAACTATAAAAGAGGAGCTAGATATTGATGTAAATGTATTAAGCTGTGAAGATGAGATATATTTAAATTATCTTGGGGTTACTAGAAGTATTTATGTTGAAAATTCTTTAATGGTGGAAGTTGCTGGAACTGCTACTCATATTGCTTGGATACAAAATAATAATATAATTAAAAGTGCTACACTTCCTTTTGGTAGTGTAAATTTAAGTTCTAAGTATAATTTAAAAGATAGAGTTTTACCAAATGATATAGATAATGCTCTTAAGTTTATAAGTGACAGCTTAAACGAAATTTCTTGGCTTAAAGATGCAAATTTTGATTCTATAATAGGTGTTGCTGAAATTGTTAGAAATTTAGGTAAAATAGATAGAGTTAAAAAGCGTTATCCTTTTGAAATTCCCCATAACTATGAATTAACTGATATAGATGTTCATGATATATTTAATATTGTAAAATCAAAAGATTTTAAACAACGTCAAAAAATTGAAGGTCTTGACTTTGAAATTTCAGATATTGTTGTTGGAGGAATTTCTATTTTTTATAGTATTGTAAAAGGTGCAAATTCTAGTAAAGTTGTAATTTCAGGGCGTGGCTTACGAGAAGGTGTAATGTATGATTACTTAAAAGAAAACTTTAGTATTACTCCTGATATTTTAGATTATAGTATAAATGGTATATTAGATACTTTAAATATTAATAAATGTCATGCTAAACATGTTTTTGCAATTACAACAAAACTTTTTGAAGAATTAAAGCCTCTTCATCATTTAAGTGATAAATTTCATCATGTTGTAAAAACTGCAGCTATGTTACACGATTGTGGAATTAGCATAAATTATTATGATCATCATAAACATTCTTTTTATGTTATATTACACTCTTATATAAACGGATTAACTCATAAGGAACTTTTAATGAGTGCTGCAATTGCTGCATCTCATAGATTTAACAGATATAAGCTTCCACTACCACCTTTTGCTTCTATCATAAATCAATTAGATTTAAAGTCCATAAGCCAAATTGGTGTATTACTTAAAATTGCAGAAGGTCTTGATCGTAGTCTTGTTGGAGCTATTAAGGACATAAATGTTGAATTTGATTTAGATACAGTTAAACTGACTGTCTTTTCAGATATAGATGTAGACCTTGAAATTCGTCAAGCTTTAAGAGCATCTGATAAATTTAAAGAAGTCTACAATAAAGATTTAATTATAATAAAAGCCTAA
- the rocF gene encoding arginase — translation MNISIIEMPLFYGCDNPGVENGPKVLRENNLLDIFTKSHTVCDMGEVSIKQIDPKDKYAANDKMKYLDEVVRANIELANKVYMSLQNNSLPIVIGGDHSLALGSVAGTSKYYGEDLAVVWVDAHGDINTSKTTPSGNIHGMPLSGSMGLGDDSLINIYSLGRKVKPENVFILGARDLDQGELELIEEHKLNVWDIKYITKNGIDSVLKEFLEEIKKKGINHIHFSFDIDCLDPYYVPGTGTPVEDGLSFIEGKKVLETVIGTNLVTSIDFVEFNPALDKNNKTLETCLELLKIISNSLKNN, via the coding sequence ATGAATATTAGTATTATTGAAATGCCATTATTTTATGGATGTGATAATCCTGGAGTAGAAAATGGCCCTAAAGTTTTAAGGGAGAACAACCTTCTAGATATTTTTACAAAAAGCCACACTGTCTGTGATATGGGTGAAGTAAGCATTAAGCAAATAGATCCTAAAGATAAATACGCAGCAAATGACAAGATGAAGTATTTAGATGAAGTTGTAAGAGCAAATATCGAATTAGCAAATAAAGTTTATATGTCATTGCAAAATAACTCATTACCTATAGTAATTGGTGGAGATCACTCCTTAGCTCTTGGTAGTGTAGCTGGTACTAGTAAGTATTACGGTGAAGATTTAGCAGTAGTTTGGGTAGATGCACATGGTGATATCAATACCTCTAAGACAACACCTTCTGGTAATATTCACGGTATGCCTTTATCAGGATCAATGGGTCTTGGAGATGACTCATTAATAAATATATATTCACTTGGAAGAAAAGTTAAACCTGAAAATGTATTTATATTAGGTGCAAGAGATTTAGATCAAGGTGAACTTGAACTTATAGAAGAGCATAAACTTAATGTTTGGGATATAAAATATATAACTAAAAATGGAATAGATTCTGTCTTAAAAGAATTTTTAGAAGAAATTAAGAAAAAAGGAATTAATCATATTCACTTCAGCTTTGATATAGATTGTTTAGATCCTTACTATGTTCCTGGTACTGGAACCCCTGTAGAAGATGGATTATCTTTTATAGAAGGAAAAAAAGTACTAGAAACTGTAATAGGTACAAACCTAGTAACTTCTATAGATTTTGTAGAGTTTAATCCTGCATTAGACAAAAATAATAAAACTCTAGAAACCTGTTTAGAGTTACTTAAGATAATTTCAAATTCTTTAAAAAATAACTAA
- a CDS encoding LCP family protein has protein sequence MKENNTSSKKKKMNKKKKTVIISLSILVVIAIIAVTVVGSYYKLRNQVYTEYTPQEKEGVDYKEVEGVTNVLLIGTDGRTLDEAARSDTIVIATLDSNNKVVKLTSIMRDTLVNIPGYGQQKINAAYAIGAAEDGAQGGAKLLMETIRDTFEIDLQKYIIVNFWGFETIIDEIGGIEADIQDYEIEELNKYIGDTTGSKAELITNTGVQTLNGAQALSYSRIRKVGNGSYERTERQRKVLSQVAGKLKDVSPLKYMSIANSLAKQVNTNIDIPEALNLGYTIYKFPELNIQQLQMPHTDLIVRDGVYKNLGWVLLIDKEQNSKVLHDFIFENKLPNREEFDILSIQNLKAEMDAEEARYNSLHGINPEDYNDKNSDDVDMRLPQTTPQDSLNNQGSSTSGSHGNGTSGGNPTPNPGTAGGSGTTGENPGAGSGNPSGGAGNGTDGTVKPSEDGSGSDSGNQEKPPVAPSPGEDVNKPDSQHSQR, from the coding sequence ATGAAAGAAAATAATACAAGCAGTAAAAAGAAGAAAATGAATAAAAAAAAGAAGACTGTAATTATATCATTAAGTATATTAGTTGTAATAGCCATAATAGCAGTAACTGTAGTAGGCTCGTACTACAAACTTAGAAATCAAGTATATACAGAATATACACCACAAGAAAAAGAAGGTGTAGATTATAAAGAAGTAGAAGGCGTAACAAACGTTTTATTAATAGGAACAGATGGAAGAACTCTTGATGAAGCAGCAAGATCTGATACTATCGTAATTGCAACTTTAGATAGCAACAATAAAGTTGTAAAGTTAACTTCAATTATGAGAGATACGTTAGTTAATATACCAGGTTATGGTCAGCAAAAAATTAATGCTGCATATGCTATAGGCGCTGCAGAAGATGGAGCTCAAGGTGGAGCTAAATTATTAATGGAAACAATAAGAGATACCTTTGAAATTGATCTTCAAAAATATATAATAGTTAATTTCTGGGGTTTCGAAACTATAATAGATGAAATTGGTGGAATTGAAGCCGATATACAAGATTATGAAATAGAAGAATTAAATAAATATATAGGAGACACAACAGGTTCTAAGGCAGAATTAATAACTAACACAGGTGTACAAACTTTAAATGGTGCACAAGCCCTTTCTTATTCTAGAATTAGAAAAGTAGGAAATGGTAGCTATGAAAGAACAGAAAGACAAAGAAAGGTTTTATCACAAGTTGCAGGTAAATTAAAGGATGTTAGTCCTTTAAAATATATGAGTATAGCAAATAGTTTAGCAAAACAAGTAAATACTAACATAGATATACCAGAAGCCCTAAATTTAGGATATACAATTTATAAGTTCCCAGAATTGAATATTCAACAACTTCAAATGCCTCACACAGATCTTATAGTTAGAGATGGAGTATATAAAAATTTAGGTTGGGTATTACTTATAGATAAAGAACAAAACTCAAAAGTACTACATGATTTTATATTCGAAAATAAACTTCCAAATCGAGAGGAATTTGATATTTTATCAATACAAAATTTAAAAGCTGAAATGGATGCAGAGGAAGCAAGATATAATTCATTACACGGAATAAATCCAGAAGATTATAATGATAAAAATTCAGATGATGTAGATATGAGACTTCCTCAAACTACACCGCAAGATTCATTAAATAACCAAGGATCTTCAACTTCAGGTTCACATGGTAATGGAACTTCTGGAGGAAATCCAACACCTAATCCAGGAACAGCTGGTGGAAGTGGAACAACAGGTGAAAATCCAGGGGCTGGAAGTGGGAATCCAAGCGGTGGAGCAGGAAATGGAACAGATGGTACAGTTAAACCTTCAGAGGATGGATCAGGTTCAGATAGTGGAAATCAAGAAAAACCACCTGTAGCACCATCACCAGGTGAAGATGTAAATAAACCAGACTCACAACATTCACAACGTTAA
- a CDS encoding helix-turn-helix domain-containing protein, with protein MQIGEKIRRLRIEKQLTQEELANRCELSKGFISQVENDLTSPSIATLVDILEILGTNLTEFFSEDSEERVTYTYEDMFETDNEDLKYKLMWLIPNAQKNQMEPIMITLEPKGQYIEEEPHEGEEFGYVLSGTIILHLGEKKFKVKKGESFYFKPKVNHYISNPHKTPAKVIWISTPPSF; from the coding sequence GTGCAAATAGGCGAAAAAATTCGTAGATTGAGAATCGAGAAACAGTTAACTCAAGAGGAACTTGCAAATAGATGTGAATTATCTAAAGGATTTATTTCTCAAGTAGAAAATGATTTAACTTCTCCATCTATTGCAACCCTAGTGGATATTTTGGAAATACTTGGAACTAATCTAACTGAGTTCTTTAGTGAAGATAGTGAAGAAAGAGTTACATACACATATGAAGATATGTTTGAAACAGATAATGAAGATTTAAAATATAAGCTAATGTGGCTTATACCTAATGCTCAGAAAAATCAAATGGAACCTATTATGATAACTTTAGAGCCTAAAGGGCAATATATAGAGGAAGAACCTCATGAAGGAGAAGAATTTGGTTATGTATTATCTGGAACTATAATACTACATTTAGGTGAAAAGAAATTTAAAGTGAAAAAAGGTGAAAGCTTTTACTTCAAACCTAAAGTTAACCACTATATCTCTAATCCTCACAAAACTCCCGCTAAAGTAATTTGGATTAGTACTCCACCATCATTTTAA
- a CDS encoding biotin--[acetyl-CoA-carboxylase] ligase: MKEKVLTLLKGSNDFISGQKISDKLGITRSSVWKYINILKREGYVIEGISNKGYKLISSYDILNPLEIKEKLKTKNIGKNINYFESIDSTNIKAKNLANSNSPDGTLVISETQSLGKGRLDREWISPKGGIWASLILKPNLEPIHAPKITLIAAAAMAITLKGYSLDIKIKWPNDLILKDKKVCGILTEMNCDMDRINYIILGFGLNVNIPEKNIPINLKSKATSLLISTGKSFSRTDLLCNFLNNFEILYNELLDKNHANTSIDICRKYSLFIDEEIIISTLNENKKVKCIDITSDGSLLVLDSLGNKSKVFSGEVSLSKNYIID; encoded by the coding sequence TTGAAAGAAAAGGTTTTAACACTATTAAAAGGCAGTAATGATTTCATTTCTGGCCAAAAAATAAGTGATAAACTTGGTATAACTAGATCTTCAGTTTGGAAATATATAAATATACTAAAAAGGGAAGGTTATGTTATAGAAGGTATTTCCAACAAAGGTTATAAATTAATATCATCTTATGACATTTTAAACCCTTTAGAGATAAAAGAAAAACTTAAAACTAAAAATATAGGTAAAAATATTAATTATTTTGAAAGCATAGATTCTACTAACATTAAAGCTAAAAATTTAGCAAATAGTAATTCTCCTGATGGTACATTAGTAATTAGCGAAACTCAATCTCTAGGAAAAGGGCGTCTTGATAGAGAGTGGATTTCTCCTAAAGGTGGCATTTGGGCGTCATTAATTTTAAAGCCTAACCTTGAACCAATACACGCACCTAAAATAACTTTAATTGCTGCTGCTGCTATGGCTATAACTCTTAAAGGTTATTCTTTAGATATTAAAATTAAATGGCCTAATGATTTAATTTTAAAAGATAAAAAAGTCTGTGGAATTTTAACTGAAATGAATTGCGATATGGATAGAATAAATTACATTATTCTAGGCTTTGGATTAAATGTTAATATACCTGAAAAAAACATACCTATTAATTTAAAATCAAAAGCTACTTCACTTTTAATTTCTACAGGAAAAAGTTTTAGTAGAACAGATTTACTTTGTAACTTTTTAAATAATTTTGAAATACTCTATAATGAATTACTAGATAAAAATCATGCAAATACTTCTATAGATATTTGCAGGAAATATTCTTTATTTATAGATGAAGAAATTATTATTTCTACTCTTAATGAAAATAAAAAAGTTAAATGTATAGACATAACTTCTGATGGGTCTCTTTTAGTTTTAGATTCATTAGGTAATAAATCTAAAGTATTTTCAGGTGAAGTTTCTCTTTCTAAAAATTATATTATTGATTAA
- a CDS encoding 3'-5' exonuclease, translated as MKLLIFDTETTSVKPGHICQLSYILIDASKKPQTTIGKNFFFTVDEMDEGAEAVHGFSLEKLYELSNGQEFLEFVSEFMPDFFEADFIIGHNVQFDIKFLKHELQQLWEAGLIDTTWEPKNSFCTMGYYKNICKIPNPNGNIKNPKLSEVIDFLGITEDKIASKSNELFEGSGNYHDARFDTTATYLIIIEGMKKRLIPAGYFSNLLKNN; from the coding sequence ATGAAATTACTAATTTTTGATACTGAAACAACTAGCGTAAAACCAGGTCATATTTGTCAGTTAAGCTACATATTAATAGATGCTTCTAAAAAGCCTCAAACTACCATAGGCAAGAACTTTTTCTTTACTGTAGATGAAATGGATGAAGGAGCTGAAGCTGTACATGGTTTTAGTTTAGAGAAGCTTTATGAACTTTCAAATGGTCAAGAATTTTTAGAATTTGTTTCTGAATTTATGCCTGATTTCTTTGAAGCTGATTTTATAATAGGTCATAACGTTCAGTTTGATATAAAATTCCTAAAACATGAATTACAACAGCTTTGGGAGGCTGGTCTTATAGATACTACATGGGAGCCTAAAAATTCATTCTGTACTATGGGTTATTATAAAAACATTTGTAAAATACCTAATCCGAATGGAAATATAAAAAATCCAAAGCTTTCTGAAGTAATAGACTTTTTAGGTATTACAGAAGATAAAATAGCCTCTAAATCAAATGAATTGTTTGAAGGTAGCGGAAACTATCATGATGCTAGATTCGATACTACAGCAACATATTTAATTATTATAGAGGGTATGAAAAAAAGACTTATACCAGCTGGCTATTTTTCTAACTTATTAAAAAATAATTAA
- a CDS encoding GNAT family N-acetyltransferase yields the protein MNDKVNLYRRNGKKVYIKQPNFKELAFVEGLWGHKETMVDIGGTYNFTRDKWDAFYKKMVYPTDGKNFYCLIYTIKDKTIGEVSFHGYDSATKVARINIKIHKDYRGHGYGEEALKLLLEYYFLEFGGETIIDTITTENAKIIFKKIGFKKFGSFRNQESYKITKYDFLNRGSRKKRNVQVLAYDNMDIIDYSIPFKIFKRANEILGEELFEVISISYDGINNLQNNIQINSESFKDNNLEKEILIVPGGMGALEVLEDEVIVKYILSNYNNCDYVLCFNLGIHFLNKCNIIEGLFIPKSKEFDLNRLENISKHKLVDKNFVDNGKIVISSNIVGNIESCLNIVKKIAGENCVKVLSAEIGVNIK from the coding sequence ATGAATGATAAAGTTAATTTATACAGAAGAAATGGTAAAAAAGTTTATATAAAGCAACCAAATTTTAAAGAGTTAGCCTTTGTTGAAGGTCTATGGGGACATAAAGAAACCATGGTTGATATTGGGGGGACTTATAACTTTACAAGAGATAAGTGGGATGCATTTTATAAAAAAATGGTATATCCAACAGATGGAAAGAACTTTTATTGCTTAATATATACAATAAAAGATAAAACTATTGGAGAAGTAAGTTTTCATGGATATGATTCTGCAACTAAAGTTGCACGAATAAATATTAAAATACACAAAGATTATAGAGGTCATGGATATGGAGAGGAGGCTTTAAAACTTCTTCTTGAATATTATTTTTTAGAATTTGGTGGAGAAACCATAATAGACACAATAACAACTGAAAATGCTAAGATTATATTTAAAAAAATAGGGTTTAAAAAATTTGGAAGCTTTAGAAATCAAGAGAGTTATAAAATAACAAAATATGATTTCTTAAATAGAGGTTCTAGAAAAAAAAGAAATGTACAAGTTTTAGCATATGATAATATGGATATTATTGATTATTCTATTCCCTTTAAGATATTTAAAAGAGCAAATGAGATATTAGGTGAAGAATTGTTTGAAGTAATAAGTATATCTTATGATGGGATAAATAATTTACAAAATAATATCCAGATTAACTCAGAAAGTTTTAAAGATAATAATTTAGAAAAGGAAATTTTAATAGTTCCTGGGGGGATGGGAGCATTAGAAGTACTAGAAGATGAAGTTATAGTAAAATATATTTTATCTAATTATAATAACTGTGATTATGTTTTATGTTTTAACTTAGGAATACATTTTTTAAACAAATGTAATATAATAGAGGGTCTTTTTATTCCTAAGAGTAAGGAATTTGATTTGAATAGGCTAGAAAATATATCTAAGCATAAATTGGTAGATAAAAACTTTGTAGATAATGGAAAGATAGTGATTTCATCTAATATAGTAGGGAATATAGAGAGTTGTTTGAATATTGTGAAAAAAATAGCAGGGGAGAATTGTGTAAAGGTATTAAGTGCAGAAATTGGGGTTAATATTAAATAA
- a CDS encoding site-2 protease family protein, producing the protein MRNYLLKIILTVPAILVAFTVQGYARALVADKLGDKTPRFQGRLTLNPAAHIDPLGFIMILLVHFGWTKPVDTNPSAYKRGYKDSIKVSIAAPLGNLITGFIFAFIWALWSNMFKSMSSEFCEIGGRMLFYVCIINVNLFIFNLLPLPGLAGFDILRDLWPKTYYKVADTIYQYQVLILLGVVLVASEIISIPSTLICSLFTKIAFSVVGIFF; encoded by the coding sequence ATGAGAAATTATTTATTAAAGATTATTTTAACAGTACCAGCTATTTTAGTAGCATTTACAGTTCAAGGCTATGCAAGAGCTTTAGTTGCTGATAAGCTTGGTGATAAAACACCTAGATTTCAAGGAAGATTAACTTTAAACCCAGCAGCTCATATCGATCCACTTGGATTTATAATGATTTTGTTAGTTCATTTTGGGTGGACTAAACCTGTAGACACTAATCCAAGTGCATATAAAAGAGGATATAAGGATTCTATAAAAGTTAGTATAGCTGCTCCTCTTGGAAATTTAATAACAGGATTTATTTTTGCATTTATATGGGCTTTATGGAGTAATATGTTTAAGAGTATGTCTTCTGAATTTTGTGAAATTGGAGGAAGGATGTTATTTTATGTTTGTATAATAAACGTAAATCTATTTATATTTAATCTATTACCGTTACCTGGTCTTGCAGGTTTTGATATATTAAGGGATTTATGGCCAAAAACATATTATAAAGTAGCTGATACTATATATCAATATCAAGTATTAATATTATTAGGAGTGGTATTAGTAGCTAGTGAAATAATATCAATTCCTTCAACTCTTATTTGTTCTTTATTTACTAAAATAGCTTTTAGTGTTGTTGGTATATTTTTCTAA
- the pflA gene encoding pyruvate formate-lyase-activating protein, translated as MLKGRIHSIESMGLVDGPGIRVVVFMQGCALRCLYCHNPDTWKEEGGEEYTPQELVKKISRFKNYFKSSGGGVTFSGGDPLRQPEFLLETLKLCKEAGIHTCLDTSGVGHGNYEEILKYTDLVLYDVKHLTEEGYKDMTGLQMDETKKFLNTCQKLGTKLWIRQVVVPGKTDSLEYMLKLKEFINTLKNVEKVELLPYHLLGVNKYESLGIKYRLEGVPQMDKEKCNEFKELFL; from the coding sequence ATGCTTAAAGGAAGAATACATTCAATAGAAAGTATGGGATTAGTAGACGGACCTGGGATAAGGGTTGTGGTGTTTATGCAAGGATGTGCATTAAGATGTCTTTATTGTCATAATCCAGATACATGGAAAGAAGAGGGTGGAGAAGAATATACTCCACAAGAGTTAGTTAAGAAGATTTCAAGATTTAAAAATTATTTTAAATCTTCTGGCGGTGGAGTTACATTTTCAGGTGGAGACCCTTTAAGACAACCAGAATTTTTACTAGAAACATTAAAGTTATGTAAAGAAGCAGGAATACACACTTGTTTAGATACTTCAGGAGTTGGACACGGCAATTATGAAGAAATACTTAAATATACTGATTTAGTTTTATATGATGTTAAGCATTTAACTGAAGAAGGCTATAAAGATATGACAGGATTACAAATGGATGAAACAAAGAAATTCTTAAACACTTGTCAAAAGTTAGGTACAAAACTTTGGATAAGACAAGTAGTTGTACCAGGAAAAACTGATTCATTAGAATATATGTTAAAGCTTAAAGAATTTATAAATACTTTAAAAAATGTAGAAAAAGTAGAATTACTTCCATACCATTTATTAGGGGTTAATAAATATGAAAGCTTAGGAATAAAGTATAGACTAGAAGGCGTACCTCAAATGGATAAAGAAAAATGTAATGAGTTTAAAGAATTATTTCTTTAA